In Paenibacillus antri, a single genomic region encodes these proteins:
- a CDS encoding DUF402 domain-containing protein, which translates to MSSNNNVVIKSFKHNGHIHRIWYENWPVPESALHPLHAKERFRVYINHGTRIRESDGKEWVSRVPGVTFFLPGQWFNIVALLESTGVRYYCNIASPFTYYDNTVTYIDYDLDAIKLPDGAIHIVDEEEYRTHRALYQYPSLVESKVKEGMEGLLRRMKQGDAPFQDEEALRYYELWKTRNDP; encoded by the coding sequence ATGTCGTCTAACAACAACGTGGTGATCAAGAGCTTCAAACATAACGGCCATATTCACCGCATCTGGTACGAGAATTGGCCCGTTCCGGAATCGGCGCTGCACCCCCTGCACGCGAAGGAGCGGTTCCGGGTGTATATTAACCACGGCACGCGCATCCGGGAGTCGGACGGCAAGGAGTGGGTGAGCAGGGTTCCGGGAGTGACGTTCTTCCTGCCGGGGCAATGGTTCAATATCGTGGCTTTGCTCGAGTCGACGGGCGTTCGATATTATTGCAATATCGCTTCGCCGTTCACGTATTACGACAATACGGTGACGTACATCGATTACGATCTGGACGCGATCAAGCTGCCCGACGGGGCGATCCATATCGTGGACGAAGAGGAATACCGAACCCATCGCGCGTTATATCAGTATCCTTCGCTCGTGGAGAGCAAGGTCAAGGAAGGGATGGAGGGGCTGCTCCGGCGCATGAAGCAAGGAGACGCTCCGTTCCAGGACGAGGAAGCGCTGCGGTATTACGAATTATGGAAAACGAGAAACGACCCCTAA
- the queG gene encoding tRNA epoxyqueuosine(34) reductase QueG, whose amino-acid sequence MSERSRWLEVKRRLLEEAPKLGIDKLGFASADPFTELFDVLTRHREAGRESGFEEPDLEKRVNPRHSFPGGEPRSILSIAVAYPAKMKSPPKSEPGAYRGILARAAWGEDYHKILRERMGRLEAFLKELVPECRVESMVDTGALVDRAVAERAGIGWYGNNCSVITPEFGSWVYLGEMITDIPFPPDTPVTDSCGDCTICMDACPTGALVGKGQLDATRCVSFVTQTKGFVEDELMRKIGNRLYGCDTCQVVCPKNKGYNWTHHPELQPDPDIAKPLLKPLLKMSNREFKERFGASSAAWRGKKPIQRNAIIALGNFKDASAVPDLTELLLGDERPVIRGTAAWALGRIGGPEAAKALREACDRETDPEAKRAIQKAMNDIRQT is encoded by the coding sequence GTGTCGGAACGGAGCCGATGGCTCGAGGTCAAGCGCCGACTGCTCGAGGAGGCGCCGAAGCTCGGCATCGATAAATTGGGCTTCGCGTCGGCGGATCCGTTCACGGAGCTGTTCGACGTGCTGACGCGGCATCGCGAAGCCGGACGGGAGTCCGGCTTCGAAGAGCCCGATCTCGAGAAGCGCGTGAACCCCAGGCACAGCTTCCCGGGAGGCGAGCCGCGGTCGATCTTGTCGATCGCTGTCGCGTACCCGGCGAAGATGAAGTCGCCGCCGAAGTCCGAGCCCGGCGCCTATCGCGGCATTCTGGCGCGGGCCGCGTGGGGCGAGGACTATCATAAGATTCTGCGGGAGCGAATGGGGCGGCTCGAAGCGTTCCTGAAAGAGCTCGTGCCGGAATGCCGCGTCGAGTCGATGGTCGACACGGGCGCGCTCGTCGATCGGGCCGTGGCCGAGCGGGCCGGCATCGGCTGGTACGGCAACAACTGCTCCGTCATTACGCCGGAGTTCGGTTCCTGGGTATATCTCGGCGAGATGATCACGGACATTCCGTTCCCGCCGGATACGCCAGTGACCGACAGCTGCGGCGACTGCACGATCTGCATGGACGCGTGCCCGACCGGCGCGCTCGTCGGGAAGGGGCAGCTCGACGCGACGCGCTGCGTCTCCTTCGTCACCCAGACGAAGGGCTTCGTCGAGGACGAGCTGATGCGGAAGATCGGCAATCGGCTGTACGGCTGCGACACGTGCCAAGTCGTCTGCCCGAAGAATAAGGGCTACAACTGGACCCATCATCCGGAGCTGCAGCCGGACCCGGACATCGCGAAGCCGCTGCTGAAGCCGCTCCTCAAGATGTCCAACCGGGAGTTCAAGGAACGCTTCGGCGCGAGCTCGGCCGCTTGGCGCGGCAAGAAGCCGATCCAGCGCAACGCGATTATCGCGCTCGGCAACTTCAAGGACGCCAGCGCGGTTCCCGATCTAACGGAACTGCTTCTCGGAGACGAAAGGCCGGTCATCCGCGGCACGGCGGCTTGGGCCCTCGGTCGCATCGGCGGTCCGGAGGCGGCGAAGGCGCTTCGGGAAGCCTGCGACCGGGAAACCGATCCGGAAGCGAAACGCGCGATTCAAAAAGCGATGAATGACATCCGTCAAACATGA
- a CDS encoding YneF family protein, whose translation MAWYDIVIPIVTLVAGLVGGFFIGVYYLRKQMEAMQNNPDMLREMAKKMGYNVNQKQMNQMQQMLRNQPGAGGRRRK comes from the coding sequence ATGGCTTGGTACGACATCGTCATCCCGATCGTCACGCTCGTCGCCGGGCTGGTCGGGGGCTTCTTCATAGGCGTCTATTACTTGCGCAAGCAGATGGAAGCGATGCAGAACAATCCGGACATGCTTCGCGAGATGGCGAAGAAGATGGGCTACAACGTCAACCAGAAGCAGATGAACCAGATGCAGCAGATGCTGCGGAACCAACCCGGCGCAGGCGGCCGGCGGCGCAAGTAA
- the folE gene encoding GTP cyclohydrolase I FolE: MGANPFEPTNPNADVKHYINSRANENAELIEGHIREILRLIGEDPDREGLVETPKRVRKMYEEIFAGYEVDPREVLGVTFDERHEELVVVKNIVYYSQCEHHMAPFFGEVHIGYIPSGRIAGLSKFARLVEAVARRLQVQERITSQIADIFEEVLQPHGTMVVVEGEHLCMCARGVKKPGAKTVTSAVRGRFRTDAALRAEFLSLIR; encoded by the coding sequence ATGGGCGCGAACCCATTCGAACCGACGAATCCGAACGCGGATGTCAAACATTACATCAACTCGCGCGCGAACGAGAACGCAGAGCTTATCGAGGGTCATATCCGCGAGATTCTTCGATTGATCGGGGAAGACCCGGACCGGGAAGGGCTCGTCGAGACGCCGAAGCGCGTTCGCAAGATGTACGAGGAAATCTTCGCCGGCTACGAGGTCGATCCGCGCGAGGTGCTCGGCGTCACGTTCGACGAACGCCACGAAGAGCTGGTCGTCGTGAAGAACATCGTCTATTACTCGCAGTGCGAGCATCATATGGCTCCGTTCTTCGGCGAGGTCCATATCGGTTACATTCCTAGCGGGCGCATCGCGGGCCTCAGCAAGTTCGCGCGGCTCGTCGAGGCGGTGGCGCGAAGGCTGCAGGTGCAGGAGCGCATTACGTCGCAGATCGCGGACATCTTCGAGGAGGTGCTGCAGCCGCACGGCACGATGGTCGTCGTCGAAGGCGAGCATCTGTGCATGTGCGCGCGCGGCGTGAAGAAGCCGGGGGCGAAGACGGTGACGTCGGCGGTGCGCGGACGGTTCCGGACCGATGCGGCGCTGCGGGCGGAATTTCTGTCCTTGATTCGATAA
- a CDS encoding HD-GYP domain-containing protein, whose amino-acid sequence MKYVPIEALEPGQYLGRTIFSSNGAVLLSEGVQLTVYMINTLNRIGVTFVYIKDEHYDDVDIPEVVSEETKRAVIRQMGEVFETVRSGKEFNTKNVSVTIDSLLEDILKNKDVLVHLSDIRSKENADYIHAMNVCMMSAVVGMNMSFTPTQMKELAIGALLHDIGKVGAAASDDADGDMRRHHTWRGFETLKLKREYSLLIAHVAFQHHEHVDGTGLPRGLGGDAIHVYAKIVAVANTYDNLVSSMDEKGRRIMPHEACERMMAMAGRQLDKDVLVEFLKTVSVYPTGASVRLTNKEVGVVVGQHRGLPSRPVVRVVKQDDNQLEVKEFDLAKHPTLFIEAVLM is encoded by the coding sequence GTGAAATACGTTCCGATCGAGGCGTTAGAGCCGGGACAATATTTGGGCAGGACGATCTTTTCGAGCAACGGGGCGGTGCTCCTGAGCGAGGGCGTGCAGCTGACCGTCTATATGATAAACACCCTGAATCGGATCGGCGTGACGTTCGTTTATATTAAGGACGAACATTACGACGACGTCGACATTCCGGAGGTCGTCTCCGAGGAGACGAAGCGCGCGGTCATCCGGCAGATGGGGGAAGTGTTCGAAACCGTCCGTTCCGGCAAAGAATTCAATACGAAGAACGTCAGCGTGACGATCGATTCGCTCCTGGAAGACATTCTGAAGAACAAGGACGTGCTCGTCCACCTGTCCGACATCCGCTCGAAGGAAAACGCCGATTACATCCACGCGATGAACGTATGCATGATGTCGGCGGTCGTCGGGATGAACATGAGCTTTACCCCGACGCAGATGAAGGAGCTGGCGATCGGCGCGCTGCTGCACGATATCGGCAAGGTCGGCGCCGCGGCTTCGGACGACGCCGACGGCGACATGCGGCGCCACCATACGTGGCGGGGCTTCGAGACGCTGAAGCTGAAGCGGGAGTACAGCTTGTTGATCGCGCACGTCGCGTTCCAGCATCACGAGCATGTGGACGGCACCGGCTTGCCGCGCGGACTCGGGGGAGACGCGATTCACGTCTACGCGAAGATCGTGGCGGTCGCGAACACGTACGACAACCTGGTCTCGAGCATGGACGAGAAGGGCCGCCGCATCATGCCGCACGAGGCGTGCGAGCGGATGATGGCTATGGCCGGCCGGCAGCTCGACAAGGACGTGCTCGTCGAGTTTTTGAAGACGGTGTCGGTGTACCCGACCGGCGCGTCCGTGCGGCTTACGAACAAGGAGGTCGGCGTCGTCGTCGGGCAGCATCGCGGGCTGCCGAGCCGTCCCGTCGTCCGCGTCGTCAAGCAGGACGACAATCAGCTCGAGGTGAAGGAATTCGACCTCGCGAAGCATCCGACCTTGTTCATCGAGGCGGTCTTGATGTAA
- a CDS encoding GNAT family N-acetyltransferase, with protein MYVRSFQLSDYAEVTQLMENSLSEQCFHDSMEAFARQLSWDSSLVMIAESEGTIVGVVIGTIDNNDGYYYRLAVDPFHRRKGVGKAMIQALQERFVERKVNRILVPVDAHNEPVLPVFESLGFDMNSFTKAFKKLSIVAGT; from the coding sequence ATGTACGTTCGCTCGTTTCAATTGTCGGATTATGCCGAAGTGACGCAACTGATGGAAAACTCCCTCTCTGAACAATGCTTTCACGATTCGATGGAAGCTTTCGCCCGCCAATTGTCGTGGGACAGCAGCCTCGTCATGATCGCCGAATCCGAGGGTACGATCGTCGGCGTCGTGATCGGCACGATCGACAATAACGACGGCTATTATTACCGCCTCGCGGTCGATCCGTTCCACCGCCGCAAGGGCGTAGGGAAGGCCATGATTCAAGCGCTGCAGGAGCGCTTCGTCGAGCGCAAGGTGAACCGGATTCTAGTGCCGGTGGACGCGCATAACGAGCCGGTATTGCCCGTGTTCGAATCGCTCGGCTTCGATATGAACTCGTTCACGAAGGCGTTCAAGAAACTAAGCATTGTGGCGGGCACGTAA
- a CDS encoding CBO0543 family protein has translation MEKERTIDLIDRNTAAIEALIRVKIDIWQERVLFTDLWWLGVGLSVVPWIVWYLVRKKSSTDRLFYAALFVAVVSLTLDVLGDQFGIWHYRFNVIPVLPTYLPWDLTLMPVTVLLLLQAKPSANPYAKAIFFALLASFVGEPLFDWLDIYHPKNWRYVYSVPIQFLIYLGAHAASRRSAFEPLA, from the coding sequence TCGATTTGATCGATCGAAATACCGCCGCGATCGAAGCTTTGATTCGAGTAAAGATCGACATTTGGCAGGAGCGCGTCCTCTTTACAGACCTGTGGTGGCTCGGAGTCGGCCTATCCGTCGTCCCCTGGATCGTATGGTACCTTGTGCGAAAGAAGTCTAGTACCGACCGTCTGTTCTATGCCGCCCTATTTGTCGCGGTCGTCTCTCTGACGCTGGACGTATTAGGCGATCAATTCGGAATTTGGCATTATCGGTTCAACGTCATCCCGGTCCTTCCCACCTATCTGCCATGGGATCTTACGCTGATGCCGGTAACCGTTCTCCTGCTGCTTCAGGCGAAGCCGAGCGCGAATCCTTATGCGAAAGCGATCTTCTTCGCTCTGCTCGCTTCGTTCGTCGGCGAGCCATTGTTCGATTGGCTGGATATCTATCACCCCAAGAATTGGCGATACGTCTACTCTGTCCCGATCCAGTTTCTCATCTATCTAGGAGCCCACGCCGCGAGCCGAAGGAGCGCCTTCGAGCCGTTAGCGTAG